In Rhizobium gallicum bv. gallicum R602sp, the following proteins share a genomic window:
- a CDS encoding Re/Si-specific NAD(P)(+) transhydrogenase subunit alpha, with translation MLIGSPRERLEGEARVAMTPDSARQLQKLGYRCAIETGAGKRAGFSDDAYRAAGVTVVDSAEMLFASADVIAKVRPPEPSEVARLSSGTTLISLFYPAQNKDLLDQAKATGANVIAMDMVPRISRAQKMDALSSMANIAGYRAVIEAANNFGRFFTGQVTAAGKIPPAKVLVIGAGVAGLAAVGTSVSLGAITYAFDVRPEVAEQIESMGAEFVFLDFEEQQQDGAAMGGYAAPSSPEFREAQLKKFREIAPDIDIVITTALIPGRDAPKLWLADMVAVMKPGSVIIDLAAERGGNCDLTVPDQKIISDNGVTVIGYTDFPSRMAAQSSTLYSTNIRHMMTDLTPKKDGVIVHNMEDDVIRGATVAFQGEITYPPPPPKIQAIAAQKPKEKAKELTPEQKRAAEAAGFKAATRNQVGLLIVGGLAMLLIGAFAPPAFMGHFTVFALACFVGFQVIWGVSHSLHTPLMAVTNAISGIIIIGALLQITAGGWLVTALAATSVAIATINIVGGFMVTRRMLNMFQKS, from the coding sequence GTGCTGATAGGATCGCCTCGAGAGAGGCTCGAAGGAGAGGCGCGCGTTGCAATGACGCCCGACAGCGCCAGACAGCTTCAGAAACTCGGATATCGATGCGCCATCGAAACCGGCGCCGGCAAACGTGCGGGCTTCTCGGACGATGCCTACCGTGCTGCCGGGGTGACGGTTGTCGACAGCGCCGAAATGCTCTTTGCAAGCGCCGACGTGATCGCCAAGGTGCGGCCGCCGGAACCGAGCGAAGTGGCGAGGCTTTCGAGCGGAACGACGCTGATCTCGCTCTTCTATCCGGCACAGAATAAAGATCTTCTGGACCAGGCGAAAGCGACCGGTGCCAACGTGATTGCCATGGATATGGTGCCGCGCATTTCTCGCGCCCAAAAGATGGACGCTCTCTCTTCCATGGCCAATATCGCTGGCTATCGCGCCGTGATCGAGGCGGCTAACAATTTCGGCCGCTTCTTCACCGGCCAGGTGACGGCCGCCGGCAAGATCCCGCCGGCCAAGGTCCTGGTCATCGGTGCGGGCGTTGCCGGTCTTGCCGCGGTTGGCACCAGCGTTTCGCTCGGCGCTATCACCTATGCCTTCGACGTGCGGCCGGAAGTCGCCGAGCAGATCGAATCCATGGGCGCGGAATTCGTCTTCCTCGACTTCGAGGAACAGCAGCAAGACGGCGCTGCGATGGGCGGCTATGCCGCGCCCTCCTCGCCCGAGTTCCGCGAGGCGCAACTGAAGAAGTTCCGCGAAATCGCGCCTGACATCGACATCGTCATCACAACGGCGCTGATCCCCGGCCGCGACGCGCCGAAGCTCTGGCTTGCCGACATGGTGGCCGTGATGAAGCCGGGCTCGGTCATCATCGACCTTGCCGCCGAGCGCGGCGGCAATTGCGACCTGACCGTACCGGACCAGAAGATCATCTCGGACAACGGCGTCACCGTCATCGGCTATACCGACTTCCCAAGCCGCATGGCTGCACAGTCGTCGACGCTTTATTCGACCAACATCCGCCACATGATGACGGATCTGACCCCTAAGAAGGATGGCGTCATCGTCCACAACATGGAAGACGACGTGATCCGCGGTGCGACGGTCGCTTTCCAGGGCGAAATTACCTATCCGCCGCCGCCGCCCAAGATCCAGGCGATCGCGGCGCAGAAACCCAAGGAAAAGGCCAAGGAGCTGACTCCTGAACAAAAGCGGGCCGCAGAGGCCGCCGGCTTCAAGGCTGCGACGCGAAATCAGGTCGGGCTTCTGATCGTCGGCGGGCTGGCCATGCTCCTCATCGGTGCCTTTGCGCCGCCGGCATTCATGGGCCATTTCACCGTTTTCGCACTTGCCTGCTTCGTCGGGTTCCAGGTGATCTGGGGCGTTTCGCACTCGCTGCATACGCCGCTCATGGCCGTCACCAACGCCATCTCCGGCATCATCATCATCGGCGCGCTCTTGCAGATCACGGCGGGCGGTTGGTTGGTGACCGCTCTTGCGGCCACTTCCGTGGCGATCGCGACGATCAATATCGTCGGCGGCTTCATGGTGACGCGCCGCATGCTGAACATGTTCCAGAAGTCCTGA
- a CDS encoding NAD(P)(+) transhydrogenase (Re/Si-specific) subunit beta, with translation MSIGIQTAAYIAASVLFILALGGLSGQESAKRAVWYGIVGMAIAAIATVFGPGVGLSTVLIGMLVFGAVIGAVMARRVEMTGMPQLVAALHSFVGLAAVFIGLNSDMTVHEFATHAEQIIHEVEIFLGVFIGAVTFTGSIIAYGKLSGRIGGKALILPGRHAFNGAMVAASFVLLLLYMSGAGSWTLYLMTLIAFIIGAHLVMAIGGADMPVVVSMLNSYSGWAAAATGFLLGNDLLIVTGALVGSSGAILSYIMCKAMNRQFLSVILGGFGNASGPAMAVEGEQVAIDAEGAAAALNDADSVIIVPGYGMAVAQAQSAVSELTRKLRATGKDVRFAIHPVAGRLPGHMNVLLAEAKVPYDIVLEMDEINNDFPNTDVVIVIGSNDIVNPAAQEDPNSPIAGMPVLEVWKAKQVFVSKRGQGTGYSGIENPLFYKENTRMYYGDAKDSINKLLPIIN, from the coding sequence ATGTCTATCGGTATCCAGACCGCCGCTTATATAGCGGCTTCGGTTCTCTTTATCCTCGCGCTTGGCGGGCTTTCGGGCCAGGAAAGCGCCAAGCGCGCCGTATGGTACGGCATCGTCGGCATGGCGATCGCCGCCATTGCGACGGTCTTCGGGCCGGGCGTTGGCCTTTCGACGGTGCTCATCGGCATGCTCGTGTTCGGTGCGGTCATTGGCGCGGTCATGGCGCGGCGTGTCGAAATGACCGGCATGCCGCAGCTCGTGGCGGCCCTTCACTCCTTCGTCGGCCTCGCCGCGGTCTTTATCGGCCTTAACTCCGATATGACGGTGCATGAATTCGCGACGCATGCCGAACAGATCATCCACGAGGTGGAGATCTTCCTCGGAGTCTTCATCGGTGCCGTGACCTTCACCGGTTCGATCATCGCCTATGGCAAGCTTTCGGGCCGTATCGGCGGTAAAGCGCTGATCCTGCCCGGCCGCCATGCCTTCAACGGCGCGATGGTCGCAGCCTCCTTCGTCCTCTTGCTGCTCTACATGAGCGGTGCCGGCTCATGGACGCTTTATCTGATGACGTTGATTGCCTTCATCATCGGCGCGCATCTCGTCATGGCGATCGGCGGGGCCGACATGCCGGTCGTGGTTTCCATGCTCAACTCCTATTCGGGCTGGGCAGCGGCTGCGACCGGCTTCCTGCTCGGAAACGATCTTCTGATCGTCACCGGCGCCCTCGTCGGCTCCTCCGGAGCAATCCTCTCCTACATCATGTGCAAAGCCATGAACCGGCAGTTCCTGTCGGTGATCCTCGGCGGTTTCGGCAATGCCTCTGGCCCGGCGATGGCTGTCGAGGGCGAACAAGTTGCGATTGACGCCGAAGGCGCTGCCGCCGCCCTTAACGATGCCGATTCAGTCATCATCGTGCCCGGCTACGGGATGGCGGTCGCACAGGCGCAGAGTGCAGTCTCCGAGCTTACCCGGAAGCTGCGTGCAACCGGCAAGGACGTACGCTTCGCCATTCATCCGGTTGCTGGCCGCCTGCCCGGCCACATGAACGTGCTTCTGGCCGAGGCAAAGGTGCCCTACGACATCGTGTTGGAAATGGACGAAATCAACAACGATTTTCCGAATACGGATGTCGTCATCGTCATCGGTTCCAACGACATCGTCAATCCGGCCGCACAGGAAGATCCGAATTCGCCGATCGCCGGCATGCCGGTTCTGGAAGTGTGGAAAGCCAAGCAGGTGTTTGTTTCCAAGCGTGGCCAAGGCACCGGTTACTCGGGCATCGAGAACCCGTTGTTCTACAAGGAAAATACTCGAATGTATTACGGCGATGCAAAGGATTCGATCAACAAGCTGCTGCCGATAATCAACTGA